In Amycolatopsis sulphurea, one genomic interval encodes:
- a CDS encoding nuclear transport factor 2 family protein, which produces MTDAACAENAVRRYYGLVDAGDIDGLVALFDEQAVYRRPGYPPLNGHEALRAFYRSRRVIAEGRHTVVQVLVHDRTAAVRGSFRGVLKDGGHCSVRFADFFLLSERHRFLERETYFFQPSI; this is translated from the coding sequence ATGACCGACGCCGCTTGCGCCGAGAACGCCGTCCGCCGGTACTACGGCCTCGTCGACGCCGGCGACATCGACGGGCTGGTCGCGCTGTTCGACGAACAGGCCGTCTACCGGCGACCGGGCTATCCACCGTTGAACGGACACGAGGCCCTGCGGGCGTTCTACCGCTCGCGACGGGTAATCGCCGAAGGACGGCACACCGTCGTACAGGTCCTGGTGCACGACCGCACCGCCGCGGTCCGGGGCAGCTTCCGCGGCGTGCTCAAGGACGGCGGTCACTGTTCGGTGCGCTTCGCGGACTTCTTCCTGCTCTCCGAGCGGCACCGGTTCCTCGAACGCGAAACGTACTTCTTCCAGCCCTCGATCTGA
- a CDS encoding anti-sigma factor has translation MPADRRLLFLARLVAESIAATTEFGLDDIDDLRLAVDEGVSALVVRADDDAILDCTFRCRDRLTVSLWTSSSAMPPPGPDEVGWHVLRALTDSLAAWTEPAQDARAWRICLEFTKEPRTGGP, from the coding sequence ATGCCGGCTGACCGCCGGTTGCTGTTCCTCGCCCGCCTTGTGGCCGAAAGTATCGCGGCTACCACGGAGTTCGGTCTCGACGACATCGACGATCTGCGGCTGGCCGTGGACGAGGGCGTCTCGGCGCTGGTCGTCCGCGCGGACGACGACGCGATCCTGGACTGCACGTTCCGCTGCCGCGATCGGCTCACGGTCAGCCTGTGGACCTCGTCCTCGGCCATGCCGCCACCGGGGCCGGACGAGGTCGGCTGGCACGTCCTGCGCGCCCTGACCGACTCCCTCGCAGCCTGGACCGAACCCGCCCAGGACGCCCGGGCCTGGCGGATCTGCCTCGAATTCACCAAGGAGCCCAGGACGGGAGGACCATGA
- a CDS encoding endonuclease: protein MRHVDELLAEHGTTYAREAGIALADKPQPLYRLLVLTTLLSTRISADLAVAAARELSRAGWRSPAAMRDSTWQQRVDALGRAHYVRYDESTSQHLGEGADFIRHRYCDDLRRMDDAAGRDPRKLEKLVAEFPRIGPTGAQIFCREAQAVWPWLRPYFDRRALDGAERAGLPADPRRLAKLVPGEDVARLAAALVRRSLQH from the coding sequence ATGCGCCACGTGGACGAACTGCTCGCCGAACACGGCACGACCTACGCCCGCGAAGCGGGGATCGCCCTGGCCGACAAGCCACAGCCGCTGTACCGGCTGCTGGTCCTCACCACCCTGCTGTCCACCCGGATCAGTGCGGACCTCGCGGTCGCCGCTGCTCGCGAACTCTCGCGGGCCGGTTGGCGATCCCCCGCCGCGATGCGGGATTCGACCTGGCAGCAGCGTGTAGACGCGCTCGGGCGAGCACACTACGTGCGATACGACGAGAGTACTTCGCAGCATCTCGGCGAAGGCGCCGATTTCATCCGGCACCGCTACTGCGACGATCTACGCCGGATGGACGACGCGGCCGGCCGCGATCCGCGGAAGCTGGAGAAGCTCGTCGCGGAGTTCCCGCGGATCGGCCCCACCGGGGCGCAGATCTTCTGCCGTGAGGCACAGGCGGTCTGGCCGTGGCTGCGTCCCTACTTCGACCGTCGCGCCCTCGACGGTGCGGAGCGGGCCGGGCTGCCGGCCGATCCGCGCCGGTTGGCGAAGCTGGTTCCGGGCGAGGACGTCGCCCGCCTCGCGGCCGCGCTGGTGCGGCGGAGCCTGCAGCACTAG
- a CDS encoding zinc-dependent alcohol dehydrogenase, whose amino-acid sequence MKAVTWHGKRDVRVDTVADPVIEEPTDAIVRITSTGICGSDLHLYEILGPFLSEGDILGHEPMGIVEEVGSAAGPLAPGDRVVVPFTISCGHCWMCARGLQSQCETTQVTGQGKGASLFGYTSLYGQVPGGQADYLRVPQAQYGPIKVPDGPPDERFVYLSDVVPTAWQAVAYADIPDGGAVVVFGLGPIGQMCARVAQHQGAGTVIGVDLVPERLARARAHGATTLDLRDHRRIGDAIRDLTGGRGADSVIDAVGMEAHGAPAGKLAQTLTGLLPRQLARKLTETAGVDRMSVLYAAIDSVRRGGTISLSGVYGGMVDPIPMMDLFDKQIRLHTGQANVRRWIDDILPVLTADGDPLGVEGFATHKLPLADAPRAYEIFQKKLEGAQKILLEPTS is encoded by the coding sequence ATGAAGGCAGTGACATGGCATGGCAAACGGGACGTACGGGTGGACACCGTCGCGGATCCGGTGATCGAGGAACCGACCGACGCGATCGTGCGGATCACCTCGACCGGTATCTGCGGTTCGGATTTGCATCTGTATGAAATCCTCGGACCGTTCCTCAGCGAAGGCGACATTCTCGGCCACGAGCCCATGGGCATCGTCGAAGAGGTCGGCAGTGCGGCAGGCCCACTCGCACCCGGAGACCGGGTGGTAGTGCCCTTCACCATCTCCTGCGGCCATTGCTGGATGTGCGCACGCGGACTCCAGTCCCAGTGCGAAACCACCCAGGTCACCGGCCAGGGCAAGGGCGCATCGTTGTTCGGCTACACCAGCCTGTACGGCCAGGTGCCCGGCGGGCAAGCTGACTATCTCCGCGTGCCCCAAGCCCAATACGGGCCGATCAAGGTGCCCGACGGTCCCCCGGACGAGCGGTTCGTCTATCTCTCCGACGTCGTACCAACCGCGTGGCAAGCGGTCGCGTACGCGGACATCCCCGACGGGGGCGCGGTCGTGGTGTTCGGTCTCGGCCCGATCGGCCAGATGTGCGCCCGGGTGGCCCAGCACCAGGGCGCGGGCACGGTGATCGGCGTGGATCTGGTGCCCGAACGCCTGGCCCGGGCCCGCGCCCACGGGGCGACCACCCTGGACCTGCGTGACCACCGGCGGATCGGGGACGCCATCCGCGACCTCACCGGCGGCCGCGGGGCCGACTCGGTGATCGACGCCGTCGGCATGGAGGCGCACGGCGCCCCGGCCGGCAAACTCGCGCAAACCCTCACCGGCCTGCTACCACGGCAGCTGGCCCGGAAATTGACGGAGACCGCCGGGGTCGACCGGATGAGCGTGCTCTATGCCGCGATCGACAGCGTCCGCCGCGGCGGCACCATCTCGTTGTCCGGAGTGTACGGCGGAATGGTCGACCCGATCCCGATGATGGACCTGTTCGACAAGCAGATCCGGCTGCACACCGGCCAGGCGAACGTGCGCCGCTGGATCGACGACATCCTCCCGGTGCTCACCGCCGACGGAGACCCGCTCGGGGTCGAAGGCTTCGCCACGCACAAGCTGCCCCTGGCGGACGCGCCACGTGCTTACGAGATCTTCCAGAAGAAGCTCGAAGGCGCCCAGAAGATCCTCCTGGAGCCCACGTCATGA
- a CDS encoding RNA polymerase sigma factor SigF, whose protein sequence is MKPAGRPHTDRYEHCAGWFDELNALPGTDEVQRERLRRKLIEEHLPLAEHIAQRFSGRGEPRDDLVQVARLGLVKAVDRFDPDRANDFLAFAVPTVMGEVRRYFRDAGWSIRVPRRLKELHLSVAHATATLSQQYGHAPSRSDVAEHLDLAPEEVTEALVAGNAYRTSSLDCALPDEPETPAPADFLGEDDIEFERAEIHEVLQPMLRRLPDRERAIIAMRFFGNMTQSKIAERIGLSQMHVSRLLAQSLEQLRKMLDATPAGR, encoded by the coding sequence ATGAAACCCGCCGGCCGGCCGCACACCGACCGCTACGAGCACTGCGCCGGGTGGTTCGACGAGCTGAACGCCCTGCCCGGCACCGACGAGGTGCAGCGGGAACGCCTGCGCCGCAAGCTCATCGAAGAACATCTCCCGCTCGCCGAACACATCGCGCAGCGCTTCAGCGGCCGCGGCGAGCCCCGCGACGACCTCGTCCAAGTCGCCCGGCTCGGCCTCGTGAAAGCCGTCGACCGATTCGACCCGGACCGGGCGAACGACTTCCTGGCCTTCGCCGTGCCCACCGTGATGGGCGAGGTCCGCCGCTACTTCCGCGACGCGGGCTGGTCGATTCGCGTCCCGCGGCGGCTGAAGGAGCTGCACCTGTCCGTCGCGCACGCGACCGCCACGCTGTCCCAGCAATACGGACACGCACCGTCGAGGTCCGATGTGGCCGAACACCTGGACCTCGCCCCCGAAGAAGTGACGGAGGCGCTGGTGGCCGGCAACGCCTACCGGACCAGCTCGCTGGACTGCGCACTGCCCGACGAACCGGAAACCCCGGCCCCGGCGGACTTCCTCGGCGAGGACGACATCGAATTCGAACGCGCCGAGATCCACGAGGTACTGCAACCCATGCTGCGCCGCCTGCCCGACCGTGAGCGCGCCATCATCGCGATGCGTTTCTTCGGCAACATGACCCAGTCGAAGATCGCCGAGCGGATCGGGCTGTCCCAGATGCACGTCTCCCGGCTGCTCGCACAGTCCCTGGAGCAGCTCCGCAAAATGCTGGACGCCACACCTGCGGGGAGGTGA
- a CDS encoding plasmid stabilization protein: MPQQAWNKKRERQYEHIKNAQEDRGASDERAAEIAARTVNKNRARSGESARASKTSLRDKSPQQRGGHRSGKRLGPGGPTRDQLYNEARQRNIRGRSTMTKQELARALGRE; the protein is encoded by the coding sequence ATGCCGCAGCAGGCCTGGAACAAGAAGCGGGAACGGCAGTACGAGCACATCAAGAACGCGCAGGAGGACCGCGGCGCGAGCGACGAGCGGGCAGCGGAGATCGCCGCCCGGACGGTGAACAAGAACCGCGCGCGCAGCGGCGAATCCGCCCGCGCCAGCAAAACCTCGCTGCGGGACAAGTCCCCGCAGCAGCGCGGCGGGCACCGTTCGGGCAAGCGCCTCGGACCGGGCGGCCCGACCCGCGACCAGCTCTACAACGAAGCCCGGCAACGCAATATCCGCGGCCGTTCGACGATGACGAAACAGGAGCTGGCCAGGGCACTCGGCCGCGAGTGA
- a CDS encoding cytochrome P450: protein MNTATITETARITGEVLLPTVAGGVLKRRPGVQQIAQRMQWDRRSVRLLTGLQDKYGGRPLRLRVPGRSIVLPLSAEDVGAVLAETPVPFSPSTVEKRAALGHFQPHGALISPLAQRDERRRFNEEVLDPGHALHELAGPFDKAIAEEAADLRKALSLDWDRFATSWWRIVRRIVLGAGARDDDTVTDLLARLRLDANWAYLHPRRTEVRRQFLQRLEGHLQRAEPGSLAENIAKTPSPIPVADQVAHWLFAFDAAGIVAFRTLALLAARPGTVHAGPAPELPYLRACALESVRLWPTTPMLLRETTEPTAWGRAGTTILVFTPFFHRDHRRMSYADSFVPEIWLDGRAAAQPALVPFSAGPAICPGRDLVLFTVSTLLAELLRHRDHHLAGADLSPGRPLPATVDPFHLRFTARLSEPERPAP from the coding sequence ATGAACACCGCGACGATCACCGAAACCGCCCGGATCACCGGGGAAGTCCTGCTGCCCACGGTGGCCGGTGGAGTGCTCAAACGCCGCCCCGGAGTGCAGCAGATCGCCCAGCGGATGCAATGGGACCGCCGATCGGTGCGGCTGCTGACCGGATTGCAGGACAAGTACGGAGGCCGCCCGCTGCGGTTGCGCGTGCCCGGACGTTCTATCGTGCTGCCGTTGTCCGCCGAGGATGTGGGCGCGGTGCTGGCCGAGACGCCCGTACCGTTCAGTCCGTCCACTGTGGAGAAACGCGCCGCGCTCGGGCATTTCCAGCCGCACGGGGCACTCATCAGCCCACTCGCGCAACGAGACGAACGACGGCGGTTCAACGAGGAAGTACTCGACCCGGGGCACGCCCTGCACGAGCTGGCCGGACCGTTCGACAAGGCGATCGCCGAGGAAGCCGCGGACCTGCGAAAGGCGCTGAGCCTCGATTGGGACCGGTTCGCCACCAGCTGGTGGCGTATCGTGCGGAGGATAGTGCTGGGTGCCGGCGCGCGAGACGACGACACCGTCACCGACCTGCTCGCCCGGCTGCGGCTGGACGCGAACTGGGCATACCTGCACCCGCGCCGCACCGAGGTGCGCCGGCAGTTCCTGCAACGCCTGGAGGGCCACCTCCAGCGCGCCGAGCCGGGGAGCCTCGCCGAAAACATCGCGAAAACACCCAGCCCGATACCGGTCGCCGATCAGGTCGCGCACTGGCTTTTCGCCTTCGACGCAGCGGGAATCGTCGCTTTCCGTACCCTCGCGCTGCTGGCCGCCCGACCCGGAACCGTCCACGCCGGACCTGCTCCGGAACTGCCGTACCTGCGCGCGTGCGCTCTCGAGTCCGTCCGGCTGTGGCCGACGACACCGATGCTGCTGCGGGAAACCACCGAACCCACCGCGTGGGGACGGGCCGGCACCACCATCCTCGTGTTCACGCCCTTCTTCCACCGCGATCATCGCCGGATGTCCTATGCCGACAGCTTCGTCCCGGAGATCTGGCTTGACGGGCGCGCGGCCGCACAGCCCGCGCTCGTGCCGTTCTCCGCGGGCCCCGCGATCTGCCCCGGGCGTGATCTCGTGCTCTTCACCGTGAGCACACTGCTCGCCGAGCTGCTGCGGCACCGCGACCACCACCTCGCCGGGGCCGATCTGTCCCCCGGCCGGCCGCTGCCCGCCACCGTCGACCCGTTCCACCTGCGGTTCACCGCGCGCCTGTCCGAGCCGGAAAGACCGGCACCGTGA
- a CDS encoding transketolase, producing the protein METTSSGADFRRELGQQLRVDSVRVSSHAGSGHPTSSMSAADLMAVLLDGHLRLDYRHPGEPHNDHLVFSKGHASPLYYAMLRAAGAIAEDEFRTYRAFGSRLEGHPTPRIPPTDVATGSLGQGLPAGVGLALAGKMLDRLPYRVWVLCGDSEMAEGSIWEAFEHAAHYELDNLVAIVDVNRLGQTTETMVAWDVDTYAARARAFGWHAITVDGHDVEAIEAAYADAERTRGKPAVLFAKTKKGKGVAAVEDLPGKHGKPLDDPDEAIAELGGRRNLTVSVAKPDTSVPVQDCPVGRVELPSWDVGDEVATREAYGAALAALGSRGDVVALDGEVSNSTHSDLFAKAHPERYFEMYIAEQQMIAAAVGLQARGWTAFASTFAAFLSRAYDFIRMAAISRADLRLSGSHAGVAIGADGPSQMALEDLAALRAVHGSTVLHPSDANQTAQLVAQMADLPGISYLRTLRGKTPVRTAADESVRIGGSRTVRSSDQDEVTLIACGTTVDEADRAAGLLAREGVFARVLDCYSIKPIDEVAVRQAAAETRVVLTVEDHWPEGGLGDAVLEALATLPVPVHKLAVREMPMSGTPEELLRMAGIDAGAIATAAKTLVAA; encoded by the coding sequence ATGGAAACCACCAGCAGCGGAGCGGACTTCCGCCGGGAACTGGGCCAGCAGCTGCGGGTCGATTCGGTCCGGGTGAGCAGCCATGCCGGTTCGGGTCACCCGACCTCGTCGATGTCGGCGGCCGACCTCATGGCGGTCCTGCTCGACGGCCATCTGCGCCTCGACTACCGCCACCCCGGCGAGCCGCACAACGACCATCTCGTCTTCTCGAAAGGGCACGCTTCTCCGCTCTACTACGCGATGCTGCGGGCCGCGGGCGCGATCGCCGAGGACGAGTTCCGCACCTATCGCGCGTTCGGGAGCCGGCTCGAAGGCCATCCCACCCCGAGGATCCCGCCCACGGACGTCGCGACCGGTTCGCTCGGGCAAGGCCTGCCGGCCGGCGTCGGGCTGGCACTCGCGGGCAAGATGCTCGACCGGCTGCCGTATCGCGTCTGGGTTCTCTGCGGTGACTCGGAAATGGCGGAAGGCTCGATCTGGGAGGCATTCGAGCACGCCGCGCACTACGAACTGGACAACCTGGTCGCGATCGTCGACGTCAACAGGCTGGGGCAGACCACCGAAACGATGGTCGCCTGGGATGTGGACACCTACGCCGCTCGTGCGCGGGCGTTCGGCTGGCATGCCATCACTGTGGACGGTCACGACGTCGAAGCGATCGAAGCGGCGTACGCCGACGCAGAGCGCACTCGGGGGAAGCCGGCGGTGCTGTTCGCGAAGACGAAGAAGGGCAAGGGCGTCGCCGCGGTCGAAGACCTGCCGGGCAAGCATGGCAAGCCGTTGGACGACCCGGATGAGGCAATCGCGGAACTGGGTGGCCGCCGGAACCTGACCGTGTCGGTGGCGAAGCCGGATACGTCCGTTCCGGTTCAGGATTGCCCGGTCGGACGGGTCGAGCTGCCCTCATGGGACGTGGGGGACGAGGTCGCGACGCGGGAGGCGTACGGAGCGGCGCTCGCCGCGTTGGGCAGCCGCGGCGACGTCGTGGCACTCGACGGTGAGGTATCGAACTCGACGCACAGTGACCTGTTCGCGAAAGCGCATCCCGAGCGGTACTTCGAGATGTACATCGCCGAGCAGCAGATGATCGCGGCGGCCGTCGGATTGCAGGCGCGGGGATGGACGGCCTTCGCTTCGACGTTCGCGGCCTTCCTGTCGCGCGCTTACGACTTCATCCGGATGGCGGCGATCTCCCGTGCCGATCTGCGGCTGTCCGGTTCGCACGCCGGGGTCGCGATCGGGGCGGACGGGCCGTCCCAGATGGCGCTGGAAGACCTCGCCGCGCTGCGCGCCGTGCACGGCAGCACGGTGCTGCATCCCTCGGACGCGAACCAGACGGCACAGCTCGTCGCGCAGATGGCGGACCTGCCGGGCATCTCCTACCTCCGGACCTTGCGCGGAAAGACCCCGGTTCGGACCGCGGCGGACGAGAGCGTGCGCATCGGCGGCAGCCGGACCGTACGGTCATCCGATCAGGACGAAGTGACGCTCATCGCCTGTGGGACCACTGTGGACGAAGCCGACCGGGCGGCCGGTCTGCTTGCCCGCGAAGGTGTTTTCGCCCGCGTGCTGGATTGCTACTCGATCAAGCCGATCGACGAGGTGGCTGTGCGACAAGCAGCGGCGGAGACGCGCGTCGTCCTGACCGTCGAGGACCATTGGCCCGAAGGCGGTCTCGGTGACGCTGTGCTCGAAGCCCTTGCCACACTGCCGGTCCCGGTGCACAAGCTGGCCGTCCGTGAGATGCCGATGTCCGGGACTCCGGAGGAACTGCTGCGCATGGCCGGGATCGACGCGGGGGCGATTGCGACGGCGGCGAAAACGCTCGTGGCCGCTTGA
- a CDS encoding aldo/keto reductase — protein MVIDIPRIPLTGGVALPQVGLGVFQIPPGDTADIVRTALAAGCRHVDTAQMYRNEEGVGQGIRDSGVPREDVFVTTKLANDAHGHDNAITALEGSLQRLGTDYVDLYLIHWPLPAKDKFARTWEAFEELQRAGKTRAIGVSNFRPVDLDRLAEEGGAVPAVNQIELHPLFRQPEAERYHRAHGIVTEAWSPLAQGDVLGAEVLTDLAAKHGRTAAQIVLAWHVLRGRVVFPKSAHPDRIRENLDVADIELDEAELAAIDGLDEGRRTGPDPATFQG, from the coding sequence ATGGTTATCGACATCCCGCGCATCCCGCTGACCGGCGGGGTAGCGCTTCCGCAGGTCGGGCTCGGCGTGTTCCAGATTCCGCCCGGCGACACCGCGGACATCGTGCGCACGGCGCTGGCGGCGGGCTGCCGGCACGTCGACACCGCGCAGATGTACCGCAACGAGGAAGGCGTGGGCCAGGGCATCCGGGACTCCGGGGTGCCGCGTGAGGACGTCTTCGTCACCACGAAACTGGCGAACGACGCACACGGCCACGACAACGCGATCACCGCGCTCGAAGGCAGCCTGCAACGGCTCGGGACCGACTACGTGGACCTGTACCTGATCCACTGGCCGCTGCCTGCGAAGGACAAATTCGCGCGTACGTGGGAGGCGTTCGAGGAGTTGCAGCGGGCGGGCAAAACCCGTGCGATCGGCGTCTCCAACTTCCGGCCGGTGGACCTGGACCGGCTCGCCGAGGAAGGCGGCGCGGTGCCCGCGGTCAACCAGATCGAGCTGCATCCGCTTTTCCGGCAACCGGAGGCCGAGCGGTACCACCGCGCGCACGGCATCGTCACCGAAGCCTGGAGCCCGCTGGCGCAGGGCGACGTGCTGGGTGCCGAGGTGCTCACCGACCTCGCGGCCAAACACGGCCGGACCGCGGCGCAGATCGTCCTGGCCTGGCATGTGCTCAGGGGCCGGGTGGTGTTCCCGAAATCGGCGCACCCCGACCGGATCCGGGAGAACCTGGACGTGGCGGACATCGAACTGGACGAGGCCGAGCTGGCCGCGATCGACGGACTGGACGAGGGCCGCCGGACAGGCCCGGACCCGGCCACCTTCCAGGGCTGA
- a CDS encoding MbtH family protein, protein MTTNPFDDENGTFLVLRNDEDQHSLWPAFAAVPDGWLVARDATSRAEALQYIEENWTDLRPATLRQTESRIRT, encoded by the coding sequence ATGACCACCAACCCGTTCGACGACGAAAACGGCACGTTCCTGGTGCTGCGCAACGACGAGGACCAGCACAGCCTCTGGCCCGCATTCGCCGCCGTCCCGGACGGCTGGCTCGTGGCGCGCGACGCGACGAGCCGCGCGGAAGCGCTCCAGTACATCGAGGAGAACTGGACGGACCTGCGCCCGGCGACTCTTCGCCAGACCGAGAGCCGGATCCGGACATGA
- a CDS encoding class I adenylate-forming enzyme family protein, protein MPVPEELSTLDRGARIMIRMPHGGALASVLRACFDAGVTAVPLGPKTGDRELAGLAERVRASAIVDGRDAEFRRTVHTPREDDPTNLAFIMFTSGSTGPQKGVMLSPAAVLGNAAKTAALHGIRPDRPHGTCLPLYHCNALVMSLIGTHLTGSPLVLADRFDPVRYFTELGAANARTASIVPALLGDLLDAAPPWPDALDYLITAAAPLTPDLARRFHRLYGPRLRQGYGLTEAVNFSFTMPHLDGAAYREQYVDRFAPVGLPLPETEFRLERGEVQLRTPDLMDGYWDDPATTAATLTPDGWLRTGDLGELRDGLLVLNGRSKERIDRGGEKYYPLDVERRWREAGLTGRFAAVGVREPTLGQEIALITSGGPVTQVRSLFAEAEVRPAVVQFGGFRATATGKPQRRAMGEGLAARRLSPARYENLLRHAARTARALLDEGGSGPAFLKDLAACTTEPPGGTEEIADAFEFVRTQGTALRALPDSVLAQWRTRILGCWPLTEYTALAAEIAGGRDVPLAFGSPAVFDGGLLTVVPHRPDVTTGQGTPWALSLLGTLLDGADGRPQPDRWEHLANQPADPATTVGFSLIRAGRHDLGGVLWTKTDS, encoded by the coding sequence ATGCCCGTACCCGAGGAACTGTCCACACTGGACCGCGGTGCGCGGATCATGATCAGGATGCCGCATGGCGGCGCGCTCGCGAGTGTGCTGCGCGCCTGCTTCGACGCCGGGGTGACCGCGGTGCCGCTCGGCCCGAAGACCGGTGACCGAGAACTCGCCGGCCTGGCCGAACGCGTCCGCGCTTCGGCCATCGTGGACGGGCGGGACGCCGAGTTCCGCAGGACCGTCCACACTCCCCGCGAAGACGATCCGACGAACCTCGCGTTCATCATGTTCACGTCCGGCTCCACCGGGCCGCAGAAAGGTGTGATGCTCTCCCCGGCCGCGGTCCTGGGCAACGCCGCCAAAACCGCGGCGCTGCACGGGATCCGCCCGGACCGGCCGCACGGGACCTGCCTGCCCCTCTACCATTGCAACGCGCTGGTCATGTCGCTCATCGGCACCCACCTCACCGGCAGCCCGCTGGTGCTCGCCGATCGCTTCGATCCCGTCCGCTATTTCACCGAGCTGGGTGCCGCGAACGCCCGGACCGCGTCGATCGTGCCGGCCTTGCTGGGAGACCTGCTCGACGCGGCACCGCCCTGGCCGGACGCGCTCGACTACCTGATCACCGCAGCGGCCCCGCTGACGCCCGACCTGGCGCGGCGGTTCCACCGGCTCTACGGCCCGCGCCTGCGGCAAGGCTACGGGCTGACCGAGGCGGTGAACTTCAGCTTCACGATGCCGCACCTGGATGGGGCGGCCTACCGGGAGCAGTACGTGGACCGGTTCGCGCCGGTCGGCTTGCCCTTGCCTGAAACGGAATTCCGGCTCGAACGAGGCGAAGTACAGCTTCGTACCCCCGACCTCATGGACGGCTACTGGGACGACCCGGCGACCACGGCCGCGACCCTGACGCCGGACGGCTGGCTGCGCACCGGCGACCTCGGTGAACTGCGGGACGGGCTGCTGGTGCTCAACGGCCGCTCGAAGGAACGCATCGACCGCGGCGGCGAGAAGTACTATCCGCTCGACGTCGAACGGCGTTGGCGGGAGGCGGGACTCACCGGCCGGTTCGCCGCCGTCGGGGTGCGTGAACCGACCCTCGGTCAGGAGATCGCGCTGATCACGTCCGGAGGCCCGGTCACGCAGGTGCGCTCGCTCTTCGCAGAGGCGGAAGTCCGGCCGGCCGTGGTGCAGTTCGGTGGCTTCCGCGCCACCGCGACCGGGAAGCCGCAACGCCGGGCGATGGGCGAAGGACTCGCTGCCCGCCGTCTGTCCCCGGCGCGCTACGAAAACCTTCTCCGCCACGCCGCCCGCACCGCCCGCGCGCTCCTCGACGAGGGCGGCTCCGGCCCCGCTTTCCTGAAGGATCTCGCGGCCTGCACCACCGAACCGCCGGGCGGCACCGAGGAGATCGCGGACGCTTTCGAGTTCGTCCGTACCCAGGGGACAGCACTCCGGGCCTTGCCCGATTCGGTGCTCGCCCAGTGGCGGACACGGATCCTCGGTTGCTGGCCGCTGACCGAGTACACCGCTCTCGCGGCCGAGATCGCCGGAGGCCGGGATGTCCCGCTCGCCTTCGGCAGCCCGGCCGTGTTCGACGGCGGCCTCCTGACCGTCGTCCCCCACCGGCCCGACGTGACGACCGGGCAGGGCACGCCGTGGGCACTGTCCCTGCTCGGGACGCTGCTGGACGGCGCCGACGGCCGGCCCCAGCCAGACCGCTGGGAGCATCTGGCGAACCAGCCCGCCGATCCCGCGACCACCGTGGGCTTTTCTCTCATCCGCGCGGGAAGGCATGACCTGGGCGGCGTCCTGTGGACCAAGACCGACAGCTGA